One stretch of Streptomyces sp. NBC_00443 DNA includes these proteins:
- a CDS encoding ABC transporter ATP-binding protein, translating to MTETETVPADPGNRAADTAIHVEGVSKRYGSRQALDAVSLRIDRGEFFGLLGPNGAGKTTLVEIMEGLRQADAGTVDVLGGAPWPRNVALLPRIGVQTQSSAFFVRQTAYEHLATVAALYRADAAAVERTLAAVGLVDQRATRVENLSGGQRQRLAIASALVHEPELIFLDEPTAALDPQARRDLWEVLRGLKEAGRTIVYTTHHLDEAEALCDRVAILVEGRIAALDSPRGLVGAAGAPTSVLLPPERMTVAAAEAVPGVDRAEVRGGSLVLETKVSGKVMSALDVLGGLDGVQTRTATLEDVYLQLTSDATTGDIPHAQNTEHQA from the coding sequence ATGACGGAGACCGAAACCGTGCCGGCGGACCCCGGCAACCGCGCGGCGGACACCGCGATCCACGTCGAGGGGGTGAGCAAGCGCTACGGCAGCCGCCAAGCGCTGGACGCGGTGTCGCTGCGCATCGACCGCGGAGAGTTCTTCGGCCTGCTCGGGCCCAACGGTGCCGGCAAGACCACACTGGTGGAGATCATGGAGGGCCTGCGCCAGGCCGACGCCGGCACAGTCGACGTGCTGGGTGGCGCACCCTGGCCCCGCAATGTCGCGCTGCTGCCCCGGATCGGTGTGCAGACGCAGTCGTCGGCCTTCTTCGTACGGCAGACGGCGTACGAGCACCTGGCAACCGTGGCCGCGCTGTACCGCGCGGACGCGGCGGCCGTCGAGCGCACGCTGGCCGCCGTCGGCCTGGTGGACCAGCGGGCCACTCGCGTGGAGAACCTCTCCGGCGGCCAGCGTCAGCGGCTCGCCATCGCCTCCGCGCTCGTCCACGAACCGGAGCTGATCTTCCTCGACGAGCCCACCGCCGCCCTCGATCCGCAGGCCCGACGCGATCTGTGGGAGGTGCTGCGCGGCCTGAAGGAAGCCGGCCGGACCATCGTGTACACGACGCACCACCTGGACGAGGCCGAGGCACTCTGCGACCGGGTGGCGATCCTCGTCGAGGGCCGGATCGCCGCACTGGACTCCCCGCGCGGACTCGTCGGCGCGGCGGGCGCACCGACCTCAGTGCTGCTGCCGCCCGAGCGGATGACGGTGGCGGCGGCCGAGGCGGTCCCCGGCGTCGACCGCGCGGAAGTTCGCGGTGGCAGCCTCGTCCTGGAGACGAAGGTGTCCGGGAAGGTCATGTCGGCGCTGGACGTCCTGGGCGGCCTCGACGGCGTACAGACCCGGACCGCCACCCTGGAGGACGTCTACCTCCAGCTCACGTCGGACGCGACCACCGGCGACATCCCGCACGCGCAGAACACGGAGCACCAGGCATGA
- a CDS encoding thiazolylpeptide-type bacteriocin, which yields MADKSTLAALADEILELESETFEISDYSDASEVVLAGSTSCSSTSTCSSTTSTTSCSA from the coding sequence ATGGCTGACAAGTCGACCCTCGCCGCCCTCGCCGACGAGATCCTGGAGCTCGAGTCGGAGACTTTCGAGATCTCGGACTACTCGGACGCCAGCGAGGTCGTGCTCGCCGGTTCCACCAGCTGCTCCTCCACCTCGACCTGCTCCTCCACCACCAGCACCACCTCCTGCAGCGCCTGA
- a CDS encoding M20/M25/M40 family metallo-hydrolase, producing MSPAETAPTGRHKPVLRQLDAVLRPLVAFAMDLHQHPELSGAETRTAACLADALEAEGCTVTRGIGGHGVVGVLTNGEGPRVYLRAELDALPVREHTGLPYAADGPHMHACGHDLHIAAVLGAATLLARARPHWRGSVVVVGQPAEETLTGARAMLADGLYDRFGRPDAVLAQHTAPLLGGMVAHGHGQPVLAGSVGLDVTLHGRGGHAGRRS from the coding sequence ATGAGCCCCGCCGAGACCGCCCCCACCGGCCGACACAAGCCCGTCCTGCGGCAGTTGGACGCCGTGCTGCGCCCACTCGTCGCCTTCGCGATGGACCTGCACCAGCACCCGGAGCTGTCCGGCGCGGAAACCCGGACAGCGGCCTGCCTCGCGGACGCGCTGGAGGCGGAGGGGTGCACCGTGACGCGCGGCATCGGCGGACACGGCGTGGTCGGCGTCCTCACGAACGGCGAGGGCCCGCGCGTGTACCTGCGCGCCGAACTCGACGCACTGCCGGTCAGGGAACACACCGGACTGCCGTACGCCGCCGACGGCCCCCACATGCACGCCTGCGGGCATGACCTGCACATAGCCGCGGTGCTCGGCGCGGCGACGCTGCTGGCGCGTGCGCGTCCGCACTGGCGGGGCTCGGTGGTGGTCGTGGGCCAGCCGGCGGAGGAGACCCTGACGGGCGCGCGGGCGATGCTGGCGGACGGTCTCTACGACCGCTTCGGCCGCCCCGACGCCGTGCTCGCGCAGCACACGGCGCCGCTGCTGGGCGGAATGGTGGCCCATGGGCACGGGCAGCCGGTGCTGGCGGGCAGCGTCGGCCTCGACGTCACGCTGCACGGGCGTGGCGGCCACGCGGGGCGCCGCAGCTGA
- a CDS encoding peptidase dimerization domain-containing protein — MDPILAAAAVVMRLQGIVARESAPAEQTTLTVGSLHAGTHSNVVPESAALGITVRALTPAALDRAVAAVERIVRAEATASGCPREPEITMVSRSPVTLPDEKLTVAIRDAHREALGAERVAAWPASMATEDFGLYGDAGREIHGYPGCRSATGWSAWWARGSGPRRRARATRRSASRHSRPTTPPSSPRTCPSPCRRRPRQWLWRR; from the coding sequence GTGGACCCGATCCTCGCAGCCGCGGCGGTCGTGATGCGCTTGCAGGGCATCGTCGCCCGGGAGAGCGCGCCGGCCGAGCAGACGACCCTCACGGTCGGTTCGCTCCACGCCGGCACTCACAGCAACGTCGTACCGGAGAGCGCGGCGCTCGGCATCACCGTGCGCGCTCTCACCCCGGCGGCGCTGGACCGCGCCGTGGCGGCGGTCGAGCGGATCGTGCGGGCCGAGGCGACCGCGTCCGGCTGTCCGCGCGAACCGGAGATCACCATGGTGTCCCGCTCGCCGGTGACCCTGCCGGACGAGAAGCTCACTGTGGCGATCCGTGACGCCCACCGAGAGGCGCTGGGCGCCGAGCGGGTGGCCGCGTGGCCCGCGTCGATGGCGACGGAGGACTTCGGCCTGTACGGCGATGCCGGGCGGGAGATCCACGGGTACCCGGGGTGCCGCTCGGCTACTGGATGGTCGGCGTGGTGGGCCCGCGGCAGTGGGCCGCGACGGCGAGCGCGGGCAACACGGCGGAGCGCTTCGCGGCACTCCCGGCCAACCACTCCCCCGAGTTCGCCCCGCACCTGCCCCTCGCCCTGCCGTCGGCGACCACGGCAATGGCTGTGGCGGCGCTGA
- a CDS encoding ABC transporter permease: MSAYGALTASGYRAQVRDTATLFFTFAFPLVFLLVFGLIFSGQEVEETGRPYISYIAPGVMSWGVANAAVFGIAFTLMQWRRDDLLRLIRMTPTSLPTVLASRYVLALAVGAVQAVLFIAVAMLPGFGLELDARWPLALPVLVLGITAFLSIGVIIGSYADTPEAVAAIANFMMVPMAFLSGSFFPLDLMPSWLQTISRALPLRYFNDAVSASLTGNGSLGDIGIGCASLVGFTVVFAAIGLKTFRWSNRA; encoded by the coding sequence ATGAGCGCATACGGCGCACTTACGGCGTCCGGCTACCGGGCCCAGGTCCGCGACACGGCCACACTCTTCTTCACCTTCGCCTTCCCGCTGGTGTTTCTGCTGGTGTTCGGGCTGATCTTCAGCGGCCAGGAGGTGGAGGAGACCGGCCGGCCGTACATCTCCTACATCGCGCCCGGCGTGATGTCGTGGGGCGTGGCCAACGCGGCGGTGTTCGGTATCGCGTTCACGCTGATGCAGTGGCGGCGCGACGATCTGCTGCGGCTGATCCGGATGACGCCGACGAGCCTGCCGACGGTCCTGGCGTCGCGGTACGTGCTGGCGCTGGCCGTGGGAGCGGTCCAGGCGGTGCTGTTCATCGCGGTGGCGATGCTGCCGGGCTTCGGCCTGGAGCTCGACGCCCGCTGGCCGCTGGCCCTGCCCGTGCTGGTGCTCGGCATCACGGCGTTCCTGTCGATCGGCGTGATCATCGGCTCGTACGCCGACACTCCGGAGGCGGTGGCCGCGATCGCCAACTTCATGATGGTGCCGATGGCGTTCCTGTCCGGCTCGTTCTTCCCCCTTGACCTGATGCCGTCGTGGCTGCAGACGATCTCCCGGGCGCTGCCGCTGCGCTACTTCAACGACGCCGTCTCCGCCTCGCTCACCGGCAACGGCAGCCTCGGCGACATCGGGATCGGGTGCGCGTCGCTCGTGGGCTTCACCGTGGTCTTCGCGGCGATCGGGCTGAAGACCTTCCGCTGGAGCAACCGCGCATGA
- a CDS encoding TOMM precursor leader peptide-binding protein: MTPVLEGLPLEQARLRLRSALEGRSGSPSASTRRTRTSRPHGPGPEVVPLGTRAVRDDPYADVRPGALVHLTSRQVLVGPWGGDADARACGTCLAMRWQRLRSRTERDALETGSPWSFAPAWPELPDFVTTAVRALYEAVILARTDPPGETASDRALPQVSCLDLATLSVRTFPLYADPLCPHCGTGGSDNRDPAELALVSRPKPAEDSYRLRPASSYRLAPAALANPVTGLLGAGTWLNITSPTTAPVAGSVFMRGYAGLTDVTWSGQANGFSASRNLAFLEGLERYAGTHRRRGTRLLTASYHSLGEDALDPADCGLYAPETYRDDPLLDPFDPDRPIPWVWGYSLRDERPLLVPARLVHYSAGLAADNFVFECSNGCAIGSCLEEAVLGGLLELIERDAFLLAWYGGIRLTEIDLATVTDPIVRAMIDRAALQGYDVHAFDNRIDLAVPVVTGLAVRRDGGPGIHSFGAGASLDPAAALEGALSEVLTYIPHLPGQVRERRTELEAMAADFTKVLHLKDHAQLYGLPDTATYVTPYHEPTTVRPMAEVYASWESGARPRTGDLLDDVALCRDELVRAGLDVVVVDQTTPEQERIGLRTVCVLAPGLLPIDFGWSRQRALRMPRLRTAARRAGLREADLAEGEIRRVPHPFP; encoded by the coding sequence ATGACACCCGTGCTGGAGGGCCTGCCGCTGGAGCAGGCACGGCTGCGGCTGCGGTCGGCGCTGGAGGGGCGGTCCGGCTCACCGTCCGCCTCGACCCGTCGAACGCGGACGTCGCGGCCGCACGGGCCCGGGCCCGAGGTGGTGCCGCTCGGAACACGTGCCGTACGGGACGACCCATATGCCGACGTGCGGCCCGGCGCACTGGTGCATCTGACGTCCCGGCAGGTGCTGGTGGGCCCCTGGGGCGGCGACGCGGACGCGCGGGCGTGTGGCACCTGCCTCGCGATGCGCTGGCAGCGACTGCGCTCACGCACCGAGCGGGACGCGCTGGAGACGGGCTCTCCGTGGAGCTTCGCCCCGGCCTGGCCGGAGCTGCCGGACTTCGTCACCACCGCCGTGCGCGCGCTGTACGAGGCGGTCATCCTCGCAAGGACGGATCCGCCCGGCGAGACGGCATCCGACCGGGCGCTGCCGCAGGTGTCCTGCCTCGACCTCGCGACGCTGAGCGTACGGACCTTCCCGCTGTACGCCGACCCGCTGTGCCCGCACTGCGGCACCGGCGGCTCGGACAACCGGGATCCGGCCGAACTCGCCCTGGTCAGCAGGCCGAAGCCGGCCGAGGACAGCTACCGGCTGCGTCCGGCGTCCTCGTACCGGCTCGCGCCGGCGGCGCTCGCCAACCCGGTCACCGGCCTGCTCGGCGCGGGCACCTGGCTCAACATCACCTCGCCCACCACGGCGCCCGTCGCCGGCAGTGTGTTCATGCGCGGGTACGCCGGTCTGACCGACGTGACCTGGAGCGGGCAGGCCAACGGCTTCTCCGCGAGCCGGAACCTGGCCTTCCTGGAGGGCCTGGAGCGGTACGCGGGGACACACCGGCGGCGCGGCACACGACTGCTGACGGCGTCGTACCACAGCCTCGGTGAGGACGCGCTCGACCCGGCCGACTGCGGCCTCTACGCGCCCGAGACCTACCGCGACGATCCGCTCCTGGACCCCTTCGACCCGGACCGGCCGATCCCGTGGGTCTGGGGGTACTCCCTGCGCGACGAGCGTCCGCTCCTGGTGCCGGCCCGGCTCGTCCACTACAGCGCGGGGCTCGCGGCGGACAACTTCGTCTTCGAGTGCTCCAACGGCTGTGCGATCGGCAGCTGTCTGGAGGAGGCGGTGCTGGGCGGGCTGCTCGAACTGATCGAGCGGGACGCCTTCCTCCTCGCCTGGTACGGCGGCATCCGGCTCACGGAGATCGACCTGGCCACGGTCACCGACCCCATCGTCCGCGCGATGATCGACCGCGCCGCTCTGCAGGGCTACGACGTGCACGCCTTCGACAACCGGATCGACCTCGCCGTACCGGTGGTGACGGGCCTGGCGGTCCGCCGGGACGGCGGCCCCGGCATCCACTCCTTCGGCGCGGGCGCCTCCCTCGACCCGGCGGCGGCCTTGGAGGGCGCCCTCTCGGAGGTACTGACATACATTCCGCACCTGCCGGGCCAGGTGCGCGAGCGGCGCACCGAACTGGAGGCCATGGCGGCCGACTTCACGAAGGTGCTGCACCTCAAGGACCACGCCCAGCTGTACGGGCTGCCCGACACGGCGACGTACGTGACGCCGTACCACGAGCCCACGACGGTCCGTCCGATGGCGGAGGTGTACGCGTCCTGGGAGTCGGGCGCACGGCCTCGCACCGGCGATCTGCTGGACGATGTGGCGTTGTGCCGCGACGAGTTGGTGCGGGCCGGCCTCGATGTCGTCGTGGTCGACCAGACCACTCCGGAGCAGGAACGCATCGGCCTGCGCACGGTCTGCGTCCTGGCGCCCGGTCTGCTGCCCATCGACTTCGGCTGGTCGCGCCAGCGGGCCCTGCGCATGCCCCGCCTGCGGACTGCCGCGCGACGGGCCGGACTGCGGGAGGCCGATCTGGCGGAGGGGGAGATCAGGCGGGTGCCGCATCCGTTTCCGTAG